A stretch of DNA from Candidatus Neomarinimicrobiota bacterium:
ATATTGCTCCAACTATTCGCTCTTTATCTTTATCTGCAAGATTGACAGCAACTTCATACCTTGCAAGATAGTGATCACCGGCTCGAACAAATTGAAGTTCTGTATAGGGAATTTTTACATGGACTGAGACCTTGATGTTTTCTTTATCGGCAAGTGGCTCAGACAGTCCGATGAAGGAAAAATCAGGCAGGGTCAAATCGTTTTCCTGATTCACAGTCTGTTCAGCACAACCCACAAACAGAGATACTGTTAACAGGGTATATAATGATATTTTCAATATAGATTTTTCCACTTTATCCTCGTTAATCCTAAGTTGGTTCCAGCCCAAATATAGCCATCTTTCATGATCAAATCAGTGATAAAACTACTAATCAGTCCATCGTTAACCGTGTAATGTCGCCACGACGACGATTTGGAGTTAAAACTATATAATCCAATATCTGTACCAATCCAGATACTTTTCCCTGCGGCGGCTAGCCCTCTTGGTTTAAAGGGCGTGTTGGGTGATAGATGGAATCCGCCTGCTTTTGAAAGCAGATTCACCTTCAGTAAACCCCTATGTGTGCTGGCCCAGAGCATATCCCCAACTATTACACTTTCATAGATTGGATCGCTAGCAGCATCCTCAGAAATTGGCAGGATTTCACCTGATGAGTTTACCTTAGAATTAAACTGAAGTGAGGCTTCATCATAAATATACAGCCCATAATATGTTGAAAGATAAAAACGTCCAGCTTTGTAATTTATATCGAATACAGGCCAGTTTAGTCCTGTGGGGAATAAGGTCTGCAAAATCGACCCAGATTCATGATAAAGATAGGCATTGCGCTCTGTGGCCAACATAATATTGCCGCCCTGCCCAATAGCCACTGAGTATATTCGATCACTTGTCAGATCTTTTTTTGTAAGAACCCTCTCCCAGCTACCCTGGGTCTGGCCTTGCCGAAAAACTCCACCCTTTGCAGCAATAAGCAAATCCTCAGCCCTAACATCGATATCGGAGATAAATGAGTAATCCCAGGCGATGTCTCGAATAGCCTCATCATATTGAAAAGTGGTGCTATCCATATATGTCAATCCTGCCCTACCACCGATGACTAGTTTTTCTTCATAAATATCGAGTGCCATGACATCTGGTGATAATAACCCATAGGGTAAACTTGTGAATTCACCACCATGAATATCTTGATGAAAAATCCCCATGCCATATGTGCTTAAAAATGATTCACCTGCATCTCTCTCTCTGGTAAGGGATGAAACCACACCGAGGGAATTTCTGGGATGACCATCGAGATGTAGTTTACCTTCTGAATCAAACGAACCATCCCTCACTTTTTGTACCGGGAGGGATTCATAGATATCCATGAGTCCGTCTGACACCGAGTGAATCCACTCCACAGCCTCCCAGTCTATATCTAAATCCGTATTCGCTCCCCACTTTTCAAAGGTTCCAGCGGTTTTTGAAAATAATGTAGAATATTTGCCAACACTTTCCTGAGAGGAGGCTGACACGATGACATAGGCATGGGAAATCCCAATTTCATAAGTTCCTGAAAATTTGGGATCAGCAGGCAAGGGGATTTTGGACATCCAATCAGCGAGCTCATCATAGACAAAGACAAAATCCGGTGTCACCATCCAGACATCTTGTGTACCTGCATTCTGCCATACCCGTAAAACGGGATATTGGCTCAACCCATTACTGGCAGTGATGGGATCCAGCCAGTCACCTTTGTGGTGATTGTATACGATTACACCGTCTTCAACTGCGAAATATATATTCCATGTGCTGTAAAAACTGTGGTTCACGTGCTTCCCTGCGGGAAAACTAACAAAAGTCCCCTTTTGGTATACATGTTGTGCATGGGCACCAATTATCAGGATAAAAGTCAAGAGTGTACGAAGGATCACAGATCGAAAACGAAACATATTATATCCCGGTTTTAAAGAATCAGTGTGTGGATGTCGGGAGTACCGATTAATCTGATTCACTTAGAAAAATGGCCAGTGCTGCATAAGCCAGAACACCCAGGCCGAAGGACCCCAAGGTGGCTACCGCCCATAAAATGCGTATAATATTAGAGTCAAAATCAAGGTATTGACCGATTCCCCCACACACCCCGGAGATTTTTCTATCTGAGCGAGATTTATAGAGCTTTTTGCCAGGCGGGAATATTCCATCCAGCGAAGATTTGGTTTCATCAGCATGGTTAAAATACAGATATAGACCTAGACCAATAATCAAAACTGGCCATAGAACATGACCCATAGCCATGGCTATGCCAGCAAACACACCTGCGATGGGTCCAACAATACCAAACAGTAACAGGATTCCAGCAGCCATCATAATGATTCCCCAAAACCTGTTCGAATAAGTCTCAGGAGTAATCTCTGATTCAGGAGTTACTTCTTCAGTTCCCAATTCTGGATGTTTGGGTATAATTAACATAGCGATGATATAGGCTACGATCCCAGTACCCCCAAATACTACCAGAACCACCCACATCAGGCGGATGATAACCGGATCTATATTGAAATATTCTCCAATACCTCCACAGACTCCTTCAAAGACTTTATCTTTATTGGATTTGTATAGTCTATCCATCTTTTCCTCGTTTCTTTTGAATGTTTCTATCAATTTCCTTTACCGACCCTTGCACTAAGGGCACAAATCTTACGGGATCTTTTCTCTTTTTTATAATATGGCCATCTTTCTTGGTACAAATCCACACATATTGATCTGATTTTCCCTCAGGAGCGACCAAGATGCCCCCTTCTTTCAGACTATGGAATATATGCTCTGGAATCCTGGGGGGACTAGCCCAGAGAATGATACGATCATAAACCATTTTCTCCTCGAAATGTTCCCAGGCGCTAGCGTGCTTGAGATCAATATTGGATAGTTCAAGCTGATTTATTATGCTCATAGATTCGTCCAGCAATTCTCCATAAACTTCAATCCCGGTGACGTGATGACATAATTTTGAGAGTACTGCGGTGGCGTACCCACTGCCACTTCCGATTTCAAGGACATGATGAATTGGTCGTATGTCGAGGTAACTCAGCATAAGTGCCACAATATATGGCTGGCTTATAGTCTGTCCTGATTTTATGGGAAGTGGTTGATCAGCATAAGCTTCCCGGGGAGAACTATGTGGAACAAAGAGATGCCTGGGTATTTCTTGAAAAGCATCCAAAATAGCAGGTTGTTGTATCCCTCTTCTCAGAAGCTGATCCGACACCATTTGCTGGCGGAGACTGTGAGTATCTCCAATTTCTAAGTTTCCCATTGTCACCAATTTAATCCTTTTCCCCACCCAAGCATTAAATTATCGAAAAACATTAATATATGGTCCAGGTTCAATTATATTTTGCCATACTTCCAAGGTCAGCGATAAAGTGTGTCAGTACCATTCAAAATGGGGAGAATTAGACATGGATATTGGAAAACAATTAAGGTTGGTGAGGGAATCACACCAGATTCTACAAAAAGATCTCGCTGCAAGTGCTGGTCTGGATAAAAGCTATATCAGCAAGCTTGAAAGAGGTTTGGCCGATCCTACCTTCTCGACCCTGTCTAAAATTTCAAAAGCCTATAACCTCTCGGTTGCCCATCTGCTCAACTATGGCAGCGAGGAAACATTCAGTCTGGATATAGATGCCGCCCTGGATGCTTTGAAAACGCTAAAATACAATATGGTTAATGTGGAGATAAATATAAAGCCGCTTTAAACAAAACAGGCAAGCCAGCAGCCCGCCTATTTTATCTATACCCATAAATCTGTCAATAAACTATGTTGAATTCAACTATTTGGAGCGATACTCAAATGGTAATGCAAAAGTCAATGCTACGGGATGTCCGTTTTGCATTGCTGGTGTCCATTGCGTATTCATCACTGCCTTAATTGCTGATTCGTCAAACATGTCACCACCACTTTTGGCAACCTGGATGTTCGAAACATTGCCATTCTTATCCACATGGAAATTTAATATGACATCCGCACCATTTTTTACCTTAAGAGCAAAAGCTGGATATACAGTATTTCGGCTCAAGGTTTCAAGTCCACCTACTGGCATAGGTTGGCAACAATTCCTATCCAATTTCCGATTGGCCATCACTTGTGTTGCGCCAAGTAAAAGAACGAGTGCAATTAATGTTAGTTTAGTTTTGTTCATGATTCTCTCCCCTTTGAATGTGTTCCGTTATAAATCATGGTCTCATCTATCTCAAACCATATGCCACTTCCCTCCAATAGTTCCTAAGATACTGTATATTAAATACTTAAGAAATTTTTATTAATACATTCTTTTAGAAGGATAAATCATCATATGATCTAAAAATATATCAATATGATATAGCTCAGGGAGATATTATTGTCCAAATTGATCATATTGATGATTTGTCTACCCAAGAGGTAATATTTAAAGGGAAAAATTGTTTGCCCCGCCATTGGCGAGATTTATATTCACGCCGCTTTTAGGCCGTCTCTGATGGCAGACAGCTATGCGAGAGTAGCTCAGTTGGTAGAGCTCCACGTTGCCAACGTGGTTGTCGCCGGTTCGAGTCCGGTCTCTCGCTCAAAAAAAAGAGGCTGATTTATTCAGCCTCTTTTTTTTATATCCGATTTATAATGCTCACTACTGTTCTTTGACCTTGACCTTTTTAACCTGCTCTTTCTCTTCAGGCATATAATCCTTTACAATCTCAGCAACCTCAGGGGTATCTTCTATTTTTTCGTTTAGAGCAATGGGTTCAAGGTAGTAGCTATTTTTCAACTTCTTGATGAGTTCTACATTTGTTTCCCGCTCATTGCGCAGTCGAGAAATGAGTTTGAGTCTGTTTTCATCATCGGCGAAATGTTCTTCAAGCGTGACCCCCTCTTCAAGACCTTTGGTCATGGCTTTAAGCCGATTATCTGCAAACTTAATGCGTGTATACTGTGAGCTCACATTTTTCATTTGACTCACATTGTCAACATTTCTTATCCGCAAAATACCGGCATACTTCCCTTGTTTACCAATACGAATGATGGTCGTCCCATCCTGCTGTCGTGGATTTCGCTGAAGGGATCCAGATTTAGAGCGGATAAGAAAATCGATACCTTCAACCTCAGCAGTCAAAGCTTTTTCCAATTTTTCATCCACATTAGCCATTAAAATAACCAGATCAACCTTGTCCTTAATTTCATCAATTGATTTTTGAGCAGCCTCAATGGGATCTGAAAAAGCAAATTCTTTTACTCTATTATCACCCTTGGTGATACCGACAAAACCCAGGGTCTGGTCATGTGTTTTAATAATTGTATAGGGTTCAAAAAGGAATTTGTCAGTATTTGCATCTTTTGTATTGGCTGAAATGAAGGGAAAATTCGCCTTCTGTTCCATTTCAAGTATGAAATCAAGACCGGCGGCAAGATCATTTGTACCCACATTCATGACCCGACATTCCATCACATTGTAGGCTGCTATGATAGCCGTGGCCACTTCTTTTAAGTGTTCAACTTGATCCCCAGCAATGTAGGGATATTTGAATAACGCATCACCGGCATCAACAAAGTAGGTTGCCTCTGTTTCTATTAATCCTTTTATAATCGTATGCTTCCTGGCAAGACCGCCAAGTGGATTGGATCGTCAGCCGCAGGGTCCTACTTCCCCATCATTGCTGGCTGCAACCATGAGCGTAAACTCATTGGGGTTATAATTTGGATTCTTGGTCTCACTTTTACAGCCCACGGTAACCAGGACTATAAGCAGTAGAATCAATCCACTTTGTTTAAGAAGTAATTTCATTTTTATTCCTGACTCAATCTCTACTCATTAACGCTTCAATGTCAGCGATCTCTTTGGGAACTGCCGCTGTGAGATTTTTGTTCCCAGTCTCAGTGATAAGGATGTCATCCTCAATACGTATCCCAATACCTCTAAATTTCTCGGGTGCCTTGGATTTTGAATTCACATAAATCCCGGGCTCTACAGTAAACACCATGCCAGGCTTCAGCACAATAGATTCACCATCTGCCATATAGTTTCCCATGTCATGCACATCAAGCCCCAGCCAATGTCCGGTCTTATGCATGAAATATTCCTCATAACTTTGGTTTTCAATGACCTCATCTACTGTACCGTTCAGGAGTCCGATGGCAATCATTCCCTCGACCAGGAGCCGCAAATCCATGTCATGGAGCTCCTGAAAAGTGACACCAGGTTTGGAAGCTTCAATAACTGCCTTCTGTGCAGTGAGCACGACTTGATAGATGGCACTTTGAGCCTCAGAGAACTTGCCATTGGCGGGAAATGTTCTGGTTATGTCAGCAGCATACATATCGTATTCAGCCGCAGCATCAATAAGTATCATATCACCATCGACGATTTGATCACGATTTTTTATGTAATGCAATACAGTAGCATTATCTCCAGCCCCAACAATTGAGGAATAGGCAGGTCCTGTACTGCCTTCATGAACAAAATGACTTTCCAGAACCGCCTGGAGTTGATATTCATACATGCCAGGTGAGCATGCCTGCATGGCTTTTGAATGGGCGGCTGCAGAGATATCAGCTGCTTTTTGCATCAGATTTAACTCATGTTCGTCCTTGATTAGTCTCATGCCGTGAGTAAGCGAACCCACGGATTCGAGGCCTTCTGGACCCCCACCTGTACGCTGAACTTGTTTGCGTACCTGTCCAACCAGATCCAACATCTTATACTGGTGGACTTTATCGTGGTTTAAGTTTGTGTATACTTTTGCAGCAGTCTTCATTGCTTCTAGTGCAGCTGTCTCAAATTCTGCTATATCCTGAGCCTGATCAGCTCCATATTGATCAACAGTATCTTCAAAACTCAGTCTCCAACCTGTCCAGACTTCCTTTTTGGGATCCTGGGGAAGTACAAATAAGGTAAATGGTTTATCCTTATTATTGGGATTGATGATACAGGCAGCGCCTGGTTCGGTATAACCGGTGAGATAGAAGAAATCGGAATCTTGCCTGTAGGGGTATTCAGTGTCATTGGTTCTAATTTGTTCAGGTGCTCCCCTGAGGATAGCAATACCCCCACCCATGAGATTTAATAATTTTTGTCGGCGTTTACTATATACGTTGCTGCGTGGCATATTATTTAGTTACTCCTTTATAAGACGATGAAAATAAATTGAGTGCCCGCTCTGAACAAGGCACAACTTCAGGGATTATTGTTATTCATACTTCCTAAATCAGATCATCAAATCCGGTATTACGATTGGTTTCACCCATGCTCCTCTTTAGATTGATTAGAATTGAACATAATAATCAAGGATAATTCATATACATGAACACCCATTTTTCAGAGTCACTTGTTTCCCTAACCCGATATCATCGGTATCAAAGTCGTGTGGTCCACATTGGTGATATCCCCATGGGTGGAAATCATCCCATCCGTGTTCAATCAATGACCAACACAGATACAATGGATACTGAAGGCACGGTTGCGCAAACCATCCGGTTGGTGGAAGCAGGCTGCGATTACGTGAGAATTACGGCTCCCAGCGTAAAAGAAGCCCACAACCTGGGTGTCATCAAAGCCGAACTAAAAAAGCGCGGATACACGGTTCCCCTCATTGCAGATATTCATTTTGTTCCCAGAGCTGCTGAGGAGGCAGCCAAACTGGTGGAGAAGGTGCGGGTGAATCCAGGAAATTATGTGGATCGTAAAAGATTTCAGGTGCTGGAATACAATCAGAATGAGTATCAGGCGGAATTGGATCGCATCAAAGAAAGATTCACACCCCTTGTGAAATTGTGTCGGGAAGAGGGAACTGCGATGCGCATAGGGTCTAACCACGGATCGCTTTCAGACAGAATCCTTAGTCACTATGGTGACACTCCGAAAGGGATGGTTGAATCGGCCATGGAGTTTGTGCGAATATGTGCCAACAACCAATTTCATGACCTGGTCATATCCATGAAGGCCAGCAACACCCGCATCATGATTCAAGCATACCGCCTGCTGGTGGACCAGATGAATCGGGAGGGCTTCAATTATCCCCTGCATCTGGGTGTAACTGAGGCCGGTGACGGCGACGATGCCAGGATCAAATCATCACTGGGGATCGGCTCGCTGCTTCGGGATGGTCTTGGTGATACCATCAGAGTTTCTCTCACAGAAGCGCCTGAAGCAGAAATTCCAGTGGCCATTTCCATCGTCAAATCAATCGAACATATTGCTCAACACCAGGACATAGAACCGCTTGGCAATCTTCCCATCAATATGTTTGAATACCGGCGACGCGAGACAATCCCCCTCTCGACTGTGGGTGGCGATCAAGTACCAGTTGTCATTGCTGACCTGTCACAGATAGACGGCAGCCCTGACAATCACCTGAAGGAAGCAGGCTACCACTTTGAGTTGGTGAGCAAGAGCTGGGTAGCTGGAGATCAGGGCGCAGATATTCTCTATTTCGGTCAAAATGATATAGATATCAAACTTTCAGACAATTGCTTATGTCTCTATGATTCAGAGACTTGGACTAGTTTGCCATCAAGGGACAATAAATATCCCCGCTTCACTCTTGAATCCTATTCCACAGCATTGTCTCAACATAATGTGGTCAATTTTGTCCAGGTTGACACCCATGAATCCATCAGTGATTTACCAATAGACCCCAGCATCATCTGGCTTCTCAGTTCAAATAATGAGCATCAAATGGCCGATTTACGAAGATTCATTCTAGAGTTAACGAATCAGGGGAACAGACAACCCGTCATTCTCCTTAATAAACTCAATGACGAGGTTCGTGAGGAATTTCTGCTCTCCACCTCTGCTGAATTTGGGGCTATCCTCAACGATGGGTTGGCTGATGGGGTTTGGTTGAGATCAAACAACCCCCATGTAAAAGGTTTAAATGAGCTTTCATTTGGTATTCTGCAAGCGAGCCGAAGTCGCATGACCAAAACAGAGTATATTGCTTGTCCATCTTGTGGTCGCACTCTATTTGATCTGGAGGAGGTCACCGCTCAAATCAGACATCGAACCAGTCACTTAAAAGGTGTTAAGATTGGGATAATGGGATGTATTGTTAATGGACCTGGTGAAATGGCCGATGCCGATTTTGGTTATGTAGGTACTGGACCAGGCAAAGTATCCCTGTATCGTGGGCAGATGGTGGTTCGACCCCATGTCCCACAAATTGAGGCTGTAGATTCATTGATCGATTTGATAAAAAGTGAAGGGTACTGGGTCGACCCTTAAATCAGCCCCATCATTTATTTTTTTGTACTTGTATTTGAATCTGAGCTTAGATTTAGGGTACTTTTAATAAACCAGTAGGAAATTCTATGAGGAACACTCTTTTTTGCATCGCTGTTTTCACAATGACTCTGTTCCAGCCCTCGTTTGCTCAAGAATCCAGAAACCTTGATACTGCTGAAGAACATGTGGCATTTGCACAGAGTATCTATTGGTCAGCTCTGACCCCACAGGAGAAGCAGACCTTTCTTTTTGCATATATTTCCAGCGCCTATGAAATTCGAAAGCTTGTAAACGAGACCATAGCCACTTCTCCTCGAAATACACATCACTTTAATGAAGAAATTGATAATTTATTCCTTATCTGGCAAAATTTATTGATCATGGAAGACAATGGTGATGCAGCCATGGATGAATTCATAGGCTGGATTGATCTCTATTTTGAAATCGATTCGAACAAATCGACACCGTTTATAAATGCCATAAAATATGCTCATCAAAAGATTAAATCTGATGATAAATCGGTTCTGGAATTATTCTGGGGCAAGACAACCGCACCAGAATCACGACTTCCTAAGGACGAGGTTCTTGAGCAAAAGGCCATTGAGCGCAAAATTGCTGCTTCAGAAGCTAGAAAAAGCGTTGATTCTGCCATAGAAATTGATCCTCCCATGGCATATAAGCCACTAAGTGCATCACCATCTACTGCTTTTGTTCTCACTGATGAAGAGCTCCGAATAGTTGCGCTGGCTGTTGAGACAGAATGTCTTAACAAGAATCAACCAGAAACCCTGCAAGACCCTGTTAAACTTGAAACTCTGGCCAGAAAACATGGCTTTGAAAGCATGTCATCTTTCAATCTTAAATTTTCAAACGCTCAGTCCAATAGTGGGCGCTGGAAATACATGAATAAACTCATTATTGAACAGGCCTTTGATCAAAACTGTATGTAAAGTCCTGTTTCAATTTCTAATCTAGAGAATATGTCCAGCTAACCAGGGACGTTCTCCCCTGCTCCACCCAAAATAGGTTCATTATCAAGAAGGTCATTCTGGCCTTCATATTGGTGTTTCTTCAAAAAGGAGTTAGTCATGCTGGCACGCGTATTAAGTAGTTCATTAATTGGGATTGACCCCTACCTGGTTGAGGTCGAGGTGAATGTTGAAGGTCACGCTTTTCGATATTCAACCGTGGGTTTACCTGAATTAGCGGTTCGAGAGAGTAAAGACAGGGTAATTTCTGCCATTAAAAATAGTGGTTTCAGGTTCCCGCCCAAGGCATACACCATCAATCTTGCTCCAGCTGATATCAAAAAAGAGGGCTCAGCCTTTGATCTACCCATCGCCATCGGAATCCTGGCTGCTCTGGGAATCGTCATGCATGAAGACCTGGAAGATTATGTGCTCATGGGAGAACTATCACTGGATGGTACTTTGCGCAGTGTAAAGGGTGCCCTGCCCTCAGCCGTGGGTGTACATGAACATGAGCTGAAAGGACTCATTCTACCTGCTCAAAACGCCCGTGAAGCGGCTGTCACAGGAAACATTGATGTTATCCCGGTCAATACGCTTCTGGAAGCTATTCGGTTTCTAAATGGTGAGACAATTATAGACCCACTTGAAGTAAATGCTGAGCATTTATTCTCAGAAGCTCAGAACTACAACGTTGATCTGGCTGATGTCAGAGGACAAGCCCATGTGAAGCGTGCTTTGGAAGTAGCCGCATCCGGTGGTCATAATGTGCTTATGATAGGTCCTCCAGGTTCTGGTAAAACCATGCTGGCAAAACGGTTTCCAACCATTCTTCCTCAAATGACACTGGATGAAGCTCTGGAGACCACCAAAATCCATTCCATAGCAGGAATGGTCAAGACTGAAGGGTTGGTGGCTACAAGACCTTTTCGATCTCCCCATCATACGATTTCAGATGCCGCCCTGGTTGGTGGCGGTCGAATCCCGCGTCCCGGAGAGGTTTCTCTCGCCCACCATGGTGTGCTTTTCCTGGATGAATTGCCAGAGTTTCAGAAAAATGTGCTGGAGGTATTGCGCCAGCCCCTTGAAAATACTGAGGTAACTATTAGTCGTGCAAGTATGAGTCTCACCTACCCTGCAAACTTCATTCTTTTAAGTGCCATGAATCCCTGCCCCTGTGGATATAGTAGTGATCCTCGCCATGAATGCACCTGTAGCAGTGTTGGTATTCAAAAATACATGGCTAAAATTTCCGGACCACTCCTGGATCGAATTGATCTGCATATAGAGGTACCAGCCATCCCTTTTGAAGAACTATCGAGCAAACAAGATGGTGAGTCCTCATCTCAGGTCAGACAACGTGTCCAGCACGCCAGAGATACTCAAATCAAGCGTTTTTCAGATGAACCGCATATTCATTCCAATGCAGACATGCCGCCTAAAATGATTCGAAGTATTTGTCAGATTAACAAGGACTCAGCTGGCTTATTAAAGTCAGCTATCACTAACCTTGGATTAAGTGCCCGGGCCTATGACCGTATCCTTAAGGTCTCCCGGACGATTGCCGATCTATTGGAGAGTTCCGAGATTCAATCAGAGCATATATCTGAAGCAATTCAGTACCGTACTTTGGATAGGCAGTTGTGGATGGCGTAGAGGAGTTTCAGAGTTTATGAGTTTATGAGTTTGTGAGTTCATGAGTTGATGGAGTTAAGAGTTTTTGGGTTCCATGGGTTTAAGGGTTGGGTGGTGATAAGGCTTTTTGGCTCCCCTCTGATAGTGTTTTAGTCTGAGGACGACCGATTTGAGGTGATAATTTAACTTTATCAAGGAACTCTATATGTCTGACTGTCAGTGAGATAGCTCCATAATCTTCTTCCACTAAACCACGTAAAAGATAGGGGCGTGCGTTGCTGAGCATGCGGCAAAACTTCCGGTAAACTTGTGGAAAGAACACGGTTTCGTAAATGGCCGTCGTGTCTTCAAAGCTGATAAACTCCATGGGCTCATCGTTTTTGGTATGGACAACTTTCCCGGTAATTAGCCAGCCAATAACTGGTATCTCCTTCCCCACATACTTCCTGAGGTCACAGGCACGCACGTAGGACAGATGCTGCAACAATTTTGCATACAGACTCAATGGATGACGAGAAATTAGAAATCCCAATACATCAGCTTCATGAATGAGCATCGTTTTTTCAGAATATGCCCCTGTATCTGGGATATAGTAACTGTCCCGCTCATTCAGATCCAGCAGAGATATTGGTTTATCCCGTCTCTGTTGGTTGGCTCTGGCCTGATATAGCTGCCACATGAGTCCGGGACGCGCTTCTATGCCCTCTACACCGTCAAAAGAGCCTGCTTTGATGAGAATGCGGACATCAGACTGATCCAACTCAGGCATACGCCTCAGGAAAGTCTCAAATGAGAGGAAGCGGCCATTTGATTCCCGTTCAGCAACAATGTACTCCAGTGCACTCCTTTTAATCCCCTTCAGTTGCATGAAGCCTATCTGCACCCAGTCATTCAGGCCAGTATGTCGAATCTCTGAGTTGTTAATACTGGGGAGCAAGACTTTCAGGCCGAGGCGACGTGCCTCAGAGTAATACCCGAAAGTGGAATAGTAGCCACCCAGATTGGTCATGACTGAGGCAATAAACTCTGCAGGATAGTGGGCTTTGAGATAGGCGGATTTAAACGAAACCAAAGCATATGAGGCAGAATGGGGTTTACAAAAGGAATAGCCTGAAAAGGACATGATCATTTCCCAAAGGGTCTCGATAACACTGTCCTCTACCCCATTTTTGCGGGCACCCCTGACAAATTTCTCGCAATAATCACGGAGCTTGGCCTCTTTGTGCTTCTTGGACATGACCTTACGCAACTCGTTGCCTTCATCGGCATCAAAACCGGCAAGACGCATGGCAACCCGGGTTACATCTTCCTGGTAAACCATTATGCCATAGGTCTCTTTGAGGGTTTCATCAAGTAAGGGGTGAAGCGGATCGTAATCACCACCATGGAGTCGGCGGACGAATTCTCTGATCCATTTATTGGCTGCTGGCCGGATAATACTGGAGGCAATGATCAGGTTTTCATAATCACCGGTTTGCATCTTACTCAGCAGCTGTCGAGTAGCGGGAGACTCTACATAGAAGCAGCCCATAGTGCGGGCAGTACGGATAAGTTCCTGGGTCCGCAGATCCTCCAGGGGATTCAGTTTCCAATATGGGATGTCCACACCATAGTGTTCATGGACATCGGCCAGAATATCCCGTATTACGGCCAGAGAACGATTTCCAAGGAGATCAATCTTGACCAGCCCAAAGTCCTCTGCCTGATCTTTCTCCCACTGAATGATCTGAACGCCCTTAGGTGCGCGTTGGATAGGTACATAGTTACGGATTTCCTGGGGTGTCAGGACAACCCCCCCGGGATGCACGCTCAGGTGTCTGGGAAATCCAGCAAGATAGAAGCCATTGCGGATTATCTCCGGCCAGGGATCCTTGAGGTC
This window harbors:
- a CDS encoding YifB family Mg chelatase-like AAA ATPase; the protein is MLARVLSSSLIGIDPYLVEVEVNVEGHAFRYSTVGLPELAVRESKDRVISAIKNSGFRFPPKAYTINLAPADIKKEGSAFDLPIAIGILAALGIVMHEDLEDYVLMGELSLDGTLRSVKGALPSAVGVHEHELKGLILPAQNAREAAVTGNIDVIPVNTLLEAIRFLNGETIIDPLEVNAEHLFSEAQNYNVDLADVRGQAHVKRALEVAASGGHNVLMIGPPGSGKTMLAKRFPTILPQMTLDEALETTKIHSIAGMVKTEGLVATRPFRSPHHTISDAALVGGGRIPRPGEVSLAHHGVLFLDELPEFQKNVLEVLRQPLENTEVTISRASMSLTYPANFILLSAMNPCPCGYSSDPRHECTCSSVGIQKYMAKISGPLLDRIDLHIEVPAIPFEELSSKQDGESSSQVRQRVQHARDTQIKRFSDEPHIHSNADMPPKMIRSICQINKDSAGLLKSAITNLGLSARAYDRILKVSRTIADLLESSEIQSEHISEAIQYRTLDRQLWMA
- a CDS encoding DNA polymerase III subunit alpha, which encodes MPTTESNNTSTITWNSKFPISMIPLEVHSHYSLLRGTLSPKHLCDFMIKKGYTQFAIADTNNLYGMIFLYQTTLERGLDMIVGATLDDARKRKAVLLVKDTTGYSNLCRLISQRHAGESFDLLKSLTGRLEGLVMLTQNRDLLEAYQSKDVYVSLQSGSYSLYHWAREKGFPSVANIPAYMGSPKGHQLHRIMRAINLNTKLSRLPEEELIPIDYYLHSRAETLDVLPFAEEALDRTMEIAAKCQWRPPLDNFIFPDSNDNRDYQELKNRVYLGAQERYGNMTDRIRDRIEHELKTVKEKRFSNYFLIVQDIVKQSPITCGRGSAAASIVAYTLKITHVDPIRHNLFFERFLSPGRKDPPDIDVDFPWDTRDEILQYTFDTYGDSHSAMICNHVTFKARAAIREVAKVYGLTESEIGIVTKRLSHLWYVSDPFEELAKNPLLSDLDLKDPWPEIIRNGFYLAGFPRHLSVHPGGVVLTPQEIRNYVPIQRAPKGVQIIQWEKDQAEDFGLVKIDLLGNRSLAVIRDILADVHEHYGVDIPYWKLNPLEDLRTQELIRTARTMGCFYVESPATRQLLSKMQTGDYENLIIASSIIRPAANKWIREFVRRLHGGDYDPLHPLLDETLKETYGIMVYQEDVTRVAMRLAGFDADEGNELRKVMSKKHKEAKLRDYCEKFVRGARKNGVEDSVIETLWEMIMSFSGYSFCKPHSASYALVSFKSAYLKAHYPAEFIASVMTNLGGYYSTFGYYSEARRLGLKVLLPSINNSEIRHTGLNDWVQIGFMQLKGIKRSALEYIVAERESNGRFLSFETFLRRMPELDQSDVRILIKAGSFDGVEGIEARPGLMWQLYQARANQQRRDKPISLLDLNERDSYYIPDTGAYSEKTMLIHEADVLGFLISRHPLSLYAKLLQHLSYVRACDLRKYVGKEIPVIGWLITGKVVHTKNDEPMEFISFEDTTAIYETVFFPQVYRKFCRMLSNARPYLLRGLVEEDYGAISLTVRHIEFLDKVKLSPQIGRPQTKTLSEGSQKALSPPNP